One segment of Solanum stenotomum isolate F172 chromosome 1, ASM1918654v1, whole genome shotgun sequence DNA contains the following:
- the LOC125866719 gene encoding serine/threonine-protein phosphatase BSL3-like encodes MNYCNPDLHQPMEILISLCYLARYATASARSDGLLLLCGGRDANSVPLASAYGLAKHRDGRWEWAIAPGVSPSPRYQHAAVFVNARLHVSGGALGGGRMVEDSSSIAVLDTAAGVWCDIKSVVTSPRTGRYSADAAGGDAAVELTRRCRHAAAAVGDLVFMYGGLRGGVLLDDLLVAEDLAAAETTSAASHAAAAAAASNVQDGRITGRYGFGDERTRQTVPEEVNDGSVILGSPVAPPVNGDMFTDISTENAVLQGCRKLGKGVEYLVEASAAEAEAITAALAAAKARQQGNGEVELPDRDRGAEATPSGEEEPTLIKPDSNNSTPTGVRLHHRAVVVAAETGGALGGMVRQLSIDQFENEGRRVSYGTPENVTAARKLLDRQMSVNSVPKKVIAHLLKPRGWKPPVRRQFFLDCNEIADLCDSAERIFSSEPSVLQLRAPIKIFGDLHGQFGDLMRLFDEYGSPSTAGDIAYIDYLFLGDYVDRGQHSLETMTLLLALKVEHPHNVHLIRGNHEAADINALFGFRIECIERMGERDGIWAWHRINRLFNWLPLAALIEKKIICMHGGIGRSINHVEQIENIQRPITMEAGSIILMDLLWSDPTENDSVEGLRPNARGPGLVTFGPDRVMEFCNNNDLQLIVRAHECVMDGFERFAQGHLITLFSATNYCGTANNAGAILVLGRDLVVVPKLIHPLPPALSSPENSPERMEDTWMQELNANRPPTPTRGRPQTANDRGSLAWI; translated from the exons ATGAATTATTGCAATCCTGATCTGCACCAACCAATGGAAATACTTATCAGTTTGTGTTACTTGGCTAGGTACGCAACTGCAAGTGCACGCTCTGATGGTCTTCTTCTGCTTTGTGGAGGGCGGGATGCCAATAGTGTG CCACTAGCAAGTGCATATGGACTGGCCAAACATAGAGATGGGCGGTGGGAATGGGCCATTGCTCCTGGTGTGTCACCATCTCCTAGATATCAGCATGCTGCA GTTTTTGTTAATGCTCGGCTCCATGTTTCTGGAGGGGCTCTTGGTGGTGGACGCATGGTAGAAGACTCTTCCAGTATAGCCG TTCTTGATACTGCTGCAGGAGTGTGGTGTGACATAAAATCTGTTGTCACCAGTCCTAGGACAGGTAGATACAGTGCAGATGCAGCTGGGGGAGATGCTGCAGTTGAATTGACCAGGCGTTGTAGGCATGCGGCTGCCGCTGTTGGTGACTTGGTATTTATGTATGGTGGTTTGCGTGGAG GGGTACTGCTAGATGACTTGCTTGTCGCGGAAGACTTGGCTGCTGCTGAAACAACTAGTGCAGCTTCACATGCAGCCGCTGCAGCTGCAGCATCTAATGTTCAAGATGGAAGGATTACCGGAAGGTATGGATTTGGTGATGAAAGAACAAGGCAAACCGTTCCAGAGGAAGTTAATGATGGTTCTGTTATATTGGGAAGTCCTGTTGCCCCCCCTGTAAATGGTGATATGTTTACGGATATAAGCACTGAAAATGCCGTGCTTCAAGGATGTCG GAAACTTGGCAAAGGTGTTGAATACCTTGTGGAGGCCTCTGCAGCAGAAGCAGAGGCCATTACTGCTGCACTAGCAGCTGCCAAAGCTCGACAACAAGGTAATGGAGAAGTTGAACTTCCGGATAGGGATCGGGGAGCTGAGGCAACACCTAGTGGTGAAGAGGAACCTACCTTGATCAAAcctgattcaaataattctaccCCAACTGGAGTTAGGCTGCATCACCGTGCT GTGGTTGTAGCTGCAGAGACTGGGGGTGCCCTAGGTGGTATGGTGCGACAACTTTCAATTGATCAATTTGAAAATGAAGGCAGGCGAGTAAGTTATGGAACCCCAGAAAACGTGACAGCAGCAAGAAAACTTTTGGATAGACAAATGTCCGTTAACAGTGTTCCCAAAAAG GTGATTGCCCATCTTCTGAAACCTCGAGGTTGGAAGCCGCCTGTCAGACGGCAATTTTTCTTGGATTGCAATGAAATAGCTGATCTTTGTGATAGTGCAGAGAGAATATTTTCCAGTGAACCTAGTGTTTTACAGCTAAGGGCTCCTATTAAGATATTTGGTGACTTGCATGGGCAATTTGGGGATCTGATGCGTCTTTTTGATGAGTATGGTTCCCCATCAACTGCTGGGGACATAGC GTATATCGATTATCTCTTCTTAGGAGATTATGTTGATAGGGGCCAGCACAGCTTGGAGACCATGACTCTTCTCCTTGCTTTAAAG GTTGAGCATCCCCACAACGTTCATTTAATTCGAGGGAATCATGAAGCGGCAGATATTAATGCACTTTTCGGCTTTCGAATTGAGTGCATTGAACGCATG GGTGAGAGAGATGGAATCTGGGCTTGGCATCGGATTAATAGGTTGTTCAATTGGCTTCCTCTCGCAGCactaattgagaaaaaaataatctgtATGCACGGTGGCATTGGAAGGTCGATTAATCATGTAGAACAGATAGAGAATATCCAGCGTCCTATCACCATGGAAGCAGGGTCGATTATTCTGATGGATTTGTTGTG GTCTGATCCAACGGAAAATGATAGCGTTGAAGGGTTAAGACCAAATGCAAGAGGTCCAGGGTTGGTTACTTTTGGG CCTGATCGTGTGATGGAATTTTGCAACAACAATGATCTTCAACTGATAGTGCGAGCGCACGAATGCGTGATGGATGGCTTTGAACGATTTGCTCAGGGAcatttaattacattattttcagCCACCAATTATTGTG GTACTGCTAATAATGCTGGCGCAATCTTGGTATTGGGTAGAGATCTTGTAGTTGTTCCAAAACTTATTCACCCATTGCCACCAGCACTTTCATCACCAGAAAATTCACCTGAGCGTATGGAAGACACTTGGATGCAG GAGCTAAATGCTAACAGACCACCTACGCCAACTAGAGGTCGTCCTCAAACTGCCAATGATCGAGGTTCTCTTGCTTGGATTTAG